AATAACAGAGATAAAATCTCCCTGATTTATTTCTAAATTTAATCCATTAAATATAGGTTTTTCTTCTCCTAAGCCAGAATGAAATGTTTTTTTAATATTTGAAATATTTATCATAGTTATTTTCTCCTTTTATCTTTTTGCTTCTGTATCCATAGAATGATAACAACTATCACAGAAGTAATTAATTTTAAATCACTTGCATCCATACCCATAGATAGTGTTACTGCAATAACTCCTCTATATAGTATTGAACCAATTATTACAATTGTAGTCCCTGCTAATTTTTTCCTTTTTCCAAATAAGGTATCTCCAATGATTATTGATGCAAGCCCTATAACTATAATTCCTGTTCCCATTCCTACATCAGCAAAACCCTGATATTGTGCAAGTATCGCCCCTGAAAAAGCTACAAAGGCATTTGCTATCATAAGTCCATATATTTTGTATTTTTCTTCATTTAATCCCAAAGATATAATTAAATTTTCATTATCTCCCAATGCTTTCAGTGCAAAACCAAACTTTGTTTTTAATAAGTAATCCAAGAAAAATTTACTTATTAAAATTAAAACTACAATAGTTATAATCATTGAATATTCAGTATTAAATATATTATCTTCTTCAAATAATGGTATATTAGATTTCCCCATCACTCTTAAATTTATACTGTATAGAGCAGTCATAACTAATATTCCTGCAAGCAAATCTTTAACTTTTAATTTCACATGGATAAGCCCTGTTATTGCTCCTGCCACTGCTCCTGCTATAAGTGCTATTAGCAATGTTAAATATGGGTTTACTCCTAAAGTCAATAACTTTGCAGAAATTGCTGCCCCTAATGGAAAAGTCCCATCAACTGTCATATCTGGAAAATTTAATATTCTAAAAGATATATAAACTCCTAAAACCATTATTGCAAAGATTAAACTTTGCTCTATTGTAGCCTGTAACATTTTTTTCTACCCCTTCTACTTACTATATCTCTTTTTATAGATTATCTAAAAAATAAACGAATTACGAATGTAGATTTTAGATAAAAAATCAAACAGAATGAGCCGAGCAAATCTCGGTGTGTTTGAAGCCAACTTGTTGGCAAGTTTACCGAATTTGCAGCGAATTCTTGATTTTTTATCGTTAAGAAATCTACTCAGTAATGAGTTATTTTTTAGTATTTCACTGCATTTTTTAATTTAGGATTATCAAGCGATATATTATATTTCTTAGCCATTTTTTGATTTACTATCAAAGTAGTTTCTTTTAAAGTTTCAACTGGAATATCCTTAGGTTTTTTTCCATTTAAAACATCTATTACTCTTTCACCTGTTTGATAACCTAATTTTTCATAATCTATACTCTCTGTTGCTAAAGCACCTTTTTCTACAATATCTTTTGTTGAGGCTATAACTGGCACATTCTTCTTATTAGCTTTTTGCAAAACTAAACTTGCTGAGGAATATACTAAGTTATCAGTTGGTATATATAGAACATCTATTTGATTTAGTAAAGAATCTATTGCTAAGTTAATATCATTTACTGAACTTACACCTTTTTCTACAACAGTAAATCCCTTTGTTTTTGCAATTCCTTTGAACTTTTCTAATAATAATAAAGAATTTTGTTCACTAGGGTTATACATAAATCCAACCTTTTTTGCATTTGGAAGTAGAGTTTTAATAAGCTCTGCTTGTTTATCTAAAGGTGACATATCAGAAGTCCCTGTTATATTATTTCCTTTTAATCCTGCACTAGCTCCATCTGTTACAGCTGTATAAACTATTGGTATATTCTTCGTTGCATTGAGTGCAGCCTGTGCACTTGGAGTTGATATTGCAACTATCACATCTTTTTTTGATGAAACATAAGATTTAGCAATTAATTGTGCAGTTCCAAAATCTCCTTGTGCTGATTGATATTCTATCTTTATATTTTTTCCGCTTGCTTTCTCTTTTAAAGCCTTTTCAACACCTTTTCTTGCAGCATCTAATGATGGGTGTTCTACTATTTGTGTAATCCCAATTTTAATTTCTTTCTCTGCTGCCACTGATAATGTTGTCAAACCTAACATCAATCCTAATATAGTTAATAATTTTTTCATTTCCTTTCCTCCTGCTTCATTTAATGAATGAATTTTAACATAATTATAATAGAAAAATATAGATAACAATTTAT
This Fusobacterium simiae DNA region includes the following protein-coding sequences:
- a CDS encoding ABC transporter permease — protein: MLQATIEQSLIFAIMVLGVYISFRILNFPDMTVDGTFPLGAAISAKLLTLGVNPYLTLLIALIAGAVAGAITGLIHVKLKVKDLLAGILVMTALYSINLRVMGKSNIPLFEEDNIFNTEYSMIITIVVLILISKFFLDYLLKTKFGFALKALGDNENLIISLGLNEEKYKIYGLMIANAFVAFSGAILAQYQGFADVGMGTGIIVIGLASIIIGDTLFGKRKKLAGTTIVIIGSILYRGVIAVTLSMGMDASDLKLITSVIVVIILWIQKQKDKRRK
- a CDS encoding ABC transporter substrate-binding protein gives rise to the protein MKKLLTILGLMLGLTTLSVAAEKEIKIGITQIVEHPSLDAARKGVEKALKEKASGKNIKIEYQSAQGDFGTAQLIAKSYVSSKKDVIVAISTPSAQAALNATKNIPIVYTAVTDGASAGLKGNNITGTSDMSPLDKQAELIKTLLPNAKKVGFMYNPSEQNSLLLLEKFKGIAKTKGFTVVEKGVSSVNDINLAIDSLLNQIDVLYIPTDNLVYSSASLVLQKANKKNVPVIASTKDIVEKGALATESIDYEKLGYQTGERVIDVLNGKKPKDIPVETLKETTLIVNQKMAKKYNISLDNPKLKNAVKY